The Candidatus Cloacimonadota bacterium sequence ACAATAGTAAACGGAGATTTCCTGATGTGGGGTGGCGAGCTGTTATTGGGCATAGACGAAGCTGAGCTGCGCACCGAAAGCCGCCAACTTGCCAAGTTACTTTGGGAACGATTTTAATAGACAGATAAGGAAGGAGAACATGTATAAAGAGATTTTTGAAAAAGCAAAGGCTTATGAACAGGTTACCACTCGCTTCTTAATGGATATGGTGCGTATACCTGCATTTTCCACAAAAGAAAAGGAAGTAATAGATTGCATCAAAAAAGAGATGGAATCTGCGGGCTTTGATGAAGTATTTGTGGATCCTTTAGGTAATGTAATTGGCCGTATTGGTAACGGCCCCAAAGTTATTGCCTTCGATGCTCATATCGATACTGTATACCCCGGCGACCGTTCGCTATGGGATTTTGATCCTTTCGATGCCCACATAAAAGATGGCAAAGTTTGGGGCAGGGGTACCGTAGATCAAGAAGGTGGAATGGCAAGCATGGTAACCGCCGGTCGCATCATTAAGGATCTGGGATTGCAAGAAGGATTTACCATATTCTTTACTGGAACAGTGATGGAAGAGGATTGTGATGGGCTTTGCTGGCAATACATCATCAAAGAAGATAAAATCACACCGGAGATGGTAGTTATTACCGAACCTACCAATATGAATATATATCGTGGACATCGTGGTAGAATGGAAATGCAGGTTCACGTGAAAGGGCTTTCATGTCATGGAAGTGCGCCAGAGCGTGGCGATAACGCCATTTATAAGATATCTCGAATTGCTTTGGAAATTGAAAAGCTACATGAACGCTTGCATTATGATGAGTTTCTGGGGAAAGGCTCTGTAACGGTAACCGAAGTATATTTTACAGGACCTTCACAATGCGCTGTTCCCGATAGTGCACGCATTCATTTGGATCGACGCCTAACTTGGGGTGAAACCAAAGACAGTGCGGTAGCGGAAGTTCAGGAAGCTTGCCGTTTAGCAGGACATCCGGATGCCAGGATTGAAGTACTAATGTATGAAGAAGCTGCATATACAGGTTTGGTGTATCCTACCGAGAAATACTTCCCTACGTGGGTAACTCCAGTAGATTCAGTTTGGGTGAAAGCCGCCGAAGCAGCCTATGAAAACACTCTATCCCGCAAACCAAAAGTAGATAAATGGACTTTCTCTACCAATGGAGTGGCAATAGCGGGGATGCATAAGATCCCTTGTATCGGTTTGGGACCCGGAAACGAAGTGTATGCCCATGCTCCCAATGAGGCAACACCCATCGAACACCTAACAGAAGCGGCTGCATTTTATGCTGCCCTAATCCATCAATTGGGAAAATGACCTACTTTTCAAAATATATCTGCACAGAATGTAATGCAGAATATCTT is a genomic window containing:
- a CDS encoding YgeY family selenium metabolism-linked hydrolase, producing MYKEIFEKAKAYEQVTTRFLMDMVRIPAFSTKEKEVIDCIKKEMESAGFDEVFVDPLGNVIGRIGNGPKVIAFDAHIDTVYPGDRSLWDFDPFDAHIKDGKVWGRGTVDQEGGMASMVTAGRIIKDLGLQEGFTIFFTGTVMEEDCDGLCWQYIIKEDKITPEMVVITEPTNMNIYRGHRGRMEMQVHVKGLSCHGSAPERGDNAIYKISRIALEIEKLHERLHYDEFLGKGSVTVTEVYFTGPSQCAVPDSARIHLDRRLTWGETKDSAVAEVQEACRLAGHPDARIEVLMYEEAAYTGLVYPTEKYFPTWVTPVDSVWVKAAEAAYENTLSRKPKVDKWTFSTNGVAIAGMHKIPCIGLGPGNEVYAHAPNEATPIEHLTEAAAFYAALIHQLGK